A region from the Arachis ipaensis cultivar K30076 chromosome B01, Araip1.1, whole genome shotgun sequence genome encodes:
- the LOC107610115 gene encoding zinc finger protein jing homolog yields MDTDAQGARARRFKNRDNPSTRSTLRSRAPLSPTSTLFFFFSPPTAVAAAAPAAAARPTSVTVLGHQFFSPLTTTHPLSLPLTPLTHLTVTNPSAATPSSLPAARSLSILPAHSPIILLFHHHRPSSPQFLIPPAKPPRQPSSPPPFTAVPVSVSAAPALSMSDKGKAIASASKKRKRSKTSTPPPSANYARNPLNDEEKENQLLPSTDPTKFPNLYCELRLSQIAMDMLVLIGCVMEGKEVYFPRLIRHSMWRAHIRGLLPFPTLDTSLAELADVPPPTSRRSPARAAVEAAIPSSLTAAPPPSASEPTYLLVQRLFRFLERERLHVRRRLDRMDQALISLGAELPPLPDSPTSDEQDHQEEDADEPLQRDAPPAASDTTEPPQTHEVPEPQPEPEPIVVPPTDPPV; encoded by the exons ATGGACacggacgcgcaaggtgcgcgcgcgcgccgattcaaAAATAGGGATAACCCTAGCACGCGAAGCACACTGCGCAGTCGCGCACCCCTTTCCCCAACCTCcaccctcttcttcttcttctctcccccAACTGCCGTCGCAGCAGCAGCGCCGGCCGCCGCCGCACGACCTACCTCCGTCACCGTCCTTGGCCATCAATTCTTTTCCCCTCTCACCACCAcccatcctctctctctccctctcactCCTCTCACCCATCTCACCGTGACCAACCCCTCCGCTGCCACCCCATCATCACTGCCGGCGGCTCGCTCCCTCTCTATTCTCCCTGCACATTCTCCTATCATTCTCCTCTTTCACCATCACCGTCCCTCCTCCCCTCAGTTTCTCATTCCTCCGGCCAAACCACCGCGCCAGCCGTCTTCACCGCCACCGTTCACGGCGGTGCCAGTTTCTGTCTCTGCTGCCCCTGCCCTATC gatgtcggataaaggaaaagctatagccTCTGCTTCCAAAAAAaggaagcgctccaagacctcTACACCCCCACCATCTGCTAACTATGCGAGGAATCCGCTGAATGATGAGGAGAAAGAAAATCAGTTACTCCCGTCCACTGATCCAACCAAATTTCCAAATCTCTACTGCGAGCTACGCCTTTCCC agattGCGATGGATATGCTAGTCTTGATTGGGTgcgtcatggaggggaaggaagtATATTTTCCCCGactgattaggcatagcatgtggagagctcatattcgcggcTTGTTACCGTTTCCGACACTGGATACTAGCttagctgagctagctgatgtccc GCCCCCGACTAGCCGCCGTTCTCCAGCTAGAGCGGCAGTCGAGGCTGCTATACCATCTTCTTTGACAGCAGCCCCACCCCCTTCAGCATCCGAGCCCACTTACCTACTGGTTCAGCGTCTGTTTCGGTTCTTGGAGCGCGAGAGGCTCCATGTCAGACGCCGACTGGATCGGATGGATCAGGCACTCATCTCCCTTGGCGCTGAGTTACCTCCGCTTCCAGACTCTCCGacctccgatgagcaggatcatcaggaggaggaTGCGGATGAGCCACTTCAGCGGGATGCACCTCCAGCTGCCTCTGACACTACAGAGCCACCACAGACTCATGAGGTCCCAGAGCCACAGCCCGAGCCTGAGCCTATCGTTGTACCTCCCACTGATCCTCCGGTTTAG